Sequence from the Curtobacterium sp. MCLR17_007 genome:
GACCTCCGTGACGCGGACGCATCGCTCCTGCCCGCGCTGCGCGAGTCCCGTCCTGACGTGGTCTGGCCCGCCCTGCACGGGGCCTCCGGAGAGGACGGCGCGCTGCGCGGCATCCTGGAGGCCGTGGACATCCCGTTCGTCGGCTCACGGTCCACCTCGGCCCGGTTGGCATGGGACAAGCCCACGGCGTCCGCACTGGTCGCCAGGGCCGGCGTTCGGACCCCGCGCTCAGTGACGCTCTCGCACGAAGTGTTCCGGGAACTCGGTGCTGTCGGTGTCCTCGAGGCGATCGCCGCTGACCACCCCGTCCCACTCGCGGTGAAGCCAGCGCGCGGCGGCAGCGCACAGGGCGTCACCCTGGTCGAGGACACGAACGACCTCCCACGAGCCATGGTGACCGCGTACACGTACTGCGATGACGTCGTCGTCGAGCAGCTCATCCGAGGAACCGAGGTCGCCGTCGGGATCATCGACACGGGGGACCGGCCGGTTGCCCTCGCCCCGGTCGAGATCGTCCCGCGGAACGGCTTCTACGGGTTCGAGGCCCGCTACAACGCGGGGGAGACCACGTTCTACACGCCGGCGCGTCTCTCCGACGAGCACACGGCCGCCACCGCTGCCGCTGCCATCGCGGCGCACCGTGCCCTGGGGCTCCGCCACGTGTCGCGCGTTGACATGATCATCGACGGCGCGGGTACGCCATGGTTCCTCGAGGCCAACGTCCTGCCGGGCCTGACGGAGACCTCCCTGGTGCCGCAGGCACTCTCAGCGTCCGGGTTCGACCTGGGCTGGACCTACGCCGAGCTCGCGGAGCAGGCCATCCGGGACCACAACGCGTAGGTTCCACGTGGAACATCCGCCCGCGATGTTCCACGCTGCGTCGATGCAAGGCGCGAGCCAGCCCACTGGTTCCACGTGGAACATGCAGAGGTCCGCCGCACCGCGACCGTGGTCAAGCGACGCCGAAGACCGCAAGGCCTCACCGTTCTTGGCGTCGCGCTACTTGCAGTGCAGTGACACCGAGCGGGACCAACGCAGCCACGGCCACCACGCAGTAGCGCAATCTGAAGTCCACCCCGCCACCCTCGGGCGCCGTGATGACGACAACGAAGCCCACCACCACGGCCACGACAGATCCGGTCAACGCCGCAGCACCCAGCATCACGGCGATGAAGCTGCCGAGACCTCGGTGTCCTGGCACTCCCCGATGTTCCACGTGGAACAACGCGAATCGTCGCTCAGCCCGCGAAGTCCTCGGCGCCGAGCTCACTGAGGATCCGGTTGAGATCA
This genomic interval carries:
- a CDS encoding D-alanine--D-alanine ligase, which produces MAELTRRHVVVVAGGISHERDVSLRSGRRVADSLTGYGWQVDLRDADASLLPALRESRPDVVWPALHGASGEDGALRGILEAVDIPFVGSRSTSARLAWDKPTASALVARAGVRTPRSVTLSHEVFRELGAVGVLEAIAADHPVPLAVKPARGGSAQGVTLVEDTNDLPRAMVTAYTYCDDVVVEQLIRGTEVAVGIIDTGDRPVALAPVEIVPRNGFYGFEARYNAGETTFYTPARLSDEHTAATAAAAIAAHRALGLRHVSRVDMIIDGAGTPWFLEANVLPGLTETSLVPQALSASGFDLGWTYAELAEQAIRDHNA